A window of Coffea eugenioides isolate CCC68of unplaced genomic scaffold, Ceug_1.0 ScVebR1_1023;HRSCAF=1809, whole genome shotgun sequence contains these coding sequences:
- the LOC113754765 gene encoding 18.5 kDa class I heat shock protein-like, whose protein sequence is MSLIPSVFGGRRSNVFVPFSLDIWDPFEGFPFSNTSLANVPDTARDTSAFATARIDWKETPEAHVFKADLPGLKKEEVKVEVEEGQVLQISGERSREQEEKNDKWHRVERSSGRFLRRFRLPENAKVDQVKASMENGVLTVTVPKEEVKKADVKAIEISG, encoded by the coding sequence ATGTCGCTGATTCCAAGCGTCTTCGGTGGCCGAAGAAGCAACGTTTTCGTCCCATTTTCACTTGACATTTGGGATCCCTTCGAAGGCTTTCCTTTCTCGAACACCAGTCTGGCGAACGTCCCAGATACAGCAAGGGATACATCTGCATTTGCAACCGCCCGCATCGACTGGAAAGAGACTCCCGAAGCCCATGTCTTCAAAGCCGACCTTCCGGGGCTGAAGAAGGAGGAAGTGAAGGTGGAGGTTGAGGAAGGCCAGGTCCTGCAGATTAGCGGAGAGAGGAGCCGGGAGCAAGAGGAGAAGAACGACAAGTGGCATAGGGTGGAGAGGAGCAGCGGCAGGTTCCTGCGCAGGTTCAGGCTGCCGGAGAACGCCAAGGTGGATCAGGTGAAGGCCAGCATGGAGAATGGGGTGCTCACCGTCACCGTGCCGAAAGAGGAAGTGAAGAAGGCTGATGTTAAGGCCATTGAGATCTCCGGCTAA